The following proteins come from a genomic window of Montipora capricornis isolate CH-2021 chromosome 9, ASM3666992v2, whole genome shotgun sequence:
- the LOC138017709 gene encoding uncharacterized protein: MREQLKPERSALVARYEFDNRARNSGASVCHYVATLKHLATECKFGEAMRTERLSDRLVSGIRDSKMIIEFLKVKLADLSFDLAVQKCLAIEQASKDVQVLQGETGPGSHNSQKCPFLKERCYHFGIMGHTQQACRKKQATQQTNDPGVNVMDKADSEESDGEYGDLYHVSDSNNRTPISLKVYLEGRPLVMELDTGSAVSVMSKGVYQEYFRHVPLKDTSLKLRTYTGDPV; this comes from the exons ATGCGGGAACAACTCAAACCTGAAAGATCGGCCCTGGTCGCACGTTACGAGTTCGATAATCGAGCCAGGAATTCCGGTGCGTCAGTTTGTCACTATGTAGCAACATTGAAGCACTTGGCCACGGAATGCAAGTTTGGAGAGGCTATGCGAACCGAGCGCCTTAGTGACCGATTAGTTTCAGGCATTCGCGACTCAAAGATGATTATTGAGTTTTTGAAAGTAAAACTCGCCgatctttcttttgatcttgcGGTTCAAAAGTGTCTGGCTATAGAGCAAGCTAGCAAAGATGTTCAAGTGCTTCAGGGGGAAACGGGGCCAG GATCACATAACTCGCAAAAGTGCCCATTTCTAAAGGAGCGTTGCTATCACTTTGGCATTATGGGACACACTCAGCAAGCATGCAGGAAGAAGCAAGCCACTCAGCAAACAAATGACCCTGGGGTAAATGTCATGGACAAGGCTGACTCGGAAGAAAGTGACGGGGAGTACGGAGACCTTTACCATGTTTCTGACAGTAACAACAGGACGCCCATTTCTCTGAAGGTCTACCTCGAAGGGCGACCACTGGTCATGGAGCTGGATACGGGTTCAGCTGTGTCAGTCATGAGCAAGGGAGTGTATCAGGAGTACTTCCGCCATGTTCCTTTAAAGGACACCTCTTTGAAGTTACGTACCTACACGGGTGACCCAGTATAA
- the LOC138016582 gene encoding uncharacterized protein, with product MAENSSVKIMAENSSVKSTCCPPSFKRNMVWTEKHDMLLCREIITTDPFTDIKKGTTQRSAKWAAVAEALVAVKDIDVPFRVDKRAVRDRYNLLAERMRVKIKN from the exons ATGGCGGAGAATTCATCAGTGAAAATTATGGCGGAGAATTCATCAGTAAAAAGCACTTGTTGTCCTCCAAG tttcaAAAGGAACATGGTGTGGACAGAAAAGCATGATATGTTGTTATGCAGAGAAATTATAACAACTGACCCATTTACCGATATAAAAAAGGGAACCACTCAGAGAAGTGCTAAATGGGCAGCAGTTGCTGAAGCCCTTGTTGCTGTGAAGGATATCGATGTCCCATTTAGAGTAGACAAAAGGGCGGTAAGAGACAG ATATAACCTCCTTGCAGAAAGGAtgagagtaaaaataaaaaattaa
- the LOC138017710 gene encoding uncharacterized protein yields the protein MVGVNSAGLAFILQLGTSNTVPALEEVLSKHALSVFSEGLGRMKSLQARIQLKKGSRPRSWKSRPIALARKPAVDEALRELEAEGVIKKVVTSEWEGPIVTPVKKDGSVRVCVDFKVTINPRLEVDEYPLPRIDDIYASLGGGTLFSVIDLRHAYLQMKVEEQSRPFVTINTTHGLYQYQRLSYGVASAPAMWQRAMDQILQGDLDTVPGHVLKFLFPSIFPVIHKIVNLSLETGRMPGILKQAILKPLLKKPSLDSNDFKNYRPISNLRFISKSIEKCVAKQLIQHLDINDLGETYQSAYKRNHSTETALIRVHNDIAMAIDQHNSVILVLLDLSAAFDTVDHGILLSRLSNRFGITGTVLEWFRSYLSDRTQFVQVNGACSASHVLEFGVPQGSVLGPLLYSMYASLLGEIARRHQTFYHFYADDAQLYITFRTSSLSDMNLSNAKLVNCVRDMDAQMLSNRLKLNKDKSEVLLISSSYRPRPPLSSVNICDETKDCTNLPRKIKATTEMPKPQDVTQLRAFLGMVQYYSKFLPDLATHLASLHRLLQKEIEFRGTKQHANCDGLSRLPQPQAPAEKPDEVEMFHTSVVEALHVTDQELRMQTRRDTVLSHVLELVQSGREQKSTQCLFLMLIVGPK from the exons ATGGTTGGAGTCAATTCGGCTGGACTGGCCTTTATACTTCAGTTGGGAACATCAAACACCGTTCCAGCCCTGGAAGAAGTTTTGAGTAAACATGCATTAAGTGTTTTCTCTGAAGGTCTGGGCAGGATGAAGAGTCTTCAAGCACGGATCCAGCTTAAAAAGGGTTCTCGGCCCCGATCTTGGAAATCACGCCCGATAGCATTAGCTCGTAAACCAGCAGTGGATGAGGCACTGAGAGAGCTTGAGGCTGAAGGGGTCATCAAAAAGGTAGTGACTAGTGAGTGGGAAGGTCCAATTGTGACCCCTGTGAAGAAGGATGGTAGTGTAAGGGTGTGTGTTGACTTCAAGGTGACCATTAATCCACGGTTAGAAGTGGATGAGTACCCGCTTCCCCGAATTGACGACATTTACGCTAGCCTTGGTGGAGGAACATTGTTCAGTGTCATTGACCTGCGTCACGCCTACTTACAAATGAAGGTTGAGGAGCAAAGCAGGCCATTCGTTACTATTAACACAACCCACGGCCTGTACCAGTACCAACGCTTAAGTTATGGTGTGGCTTCAGCACCAGCCATGTGGCAGCGGGCTATGGACCAGATCCTGCAAGGTGATTTAGATACTGTTCCTGGTCATGTACTTAAATTTCTGTTTCCTTCTATTTTCCCAGTAATACATAAGATTGTTAATCTTTCCTTGGAAACTGGTCGGATGCCTGGAATACTTAAACAAGCTATACTTAAGCCATTGCTCAAAAAGCCCTCTCTGGATTCGAACGACTTCAAGAACTATAGGCCTATTTCTAATCTTCGTTTCATATCCAAAAGTATTGAAAAATGTGTTGCTAAACAGCTGATTCAACACTTAGATATTAATGACCTTGGTGAAACATATCAATCAGCCTATAAGAGGAACCATAGTACAGAGACGGCTCTTATTAGAGTCCACAATGACATAGCCATGGCAATAGATCAACATAATTCAGTTATCCTAGTACTACTCGATCTTTCGGCTGCATTTGATACTGTCGATCATGGTATCCTCCTCTCGCGACTGTCCAATCGCTTTGGAATTACTGGAACTGTATTGGAATGGTTTCGATCATATCTTTCTGATCGTACACAGTTTGTGCAGGTTAATGGTGCGTGCTCTGCCTCTCATGTTCTCGAGTTTGGTGTACCGCAGGGATCCGTTCTTGGCCCGTTGTTATATTCAATGTACGCATCCCTTCTTGGCGAGATTGCACGACGTCATCAAACGTTCTATCACTTTTATGCTGATGACGCTCAGCTATATATTACGTTTAGGACGTCGTCTCTTTCTGATATGAATCTGAGTAACGCCAAATTGGTAAACTGTGTTCGGGACATGGACGCACAGATGCTTTCCAACAGGCTGAAACTAAATAAAGACAAGTCCGAAGTTCTTCTAATATCTTCTTCCTATCGACCTCGACCACCACTATCTTCTGTTAATATATGTGATGAGACT AAGGACTGCACCAATCTCCCAAGAAAAATCAAGGCCACCACTGAGATGCCAAAACCTCAGGATGTCACACAACTGCGTGCCTTCCTTGGTATGGTCCAGTATTACTCCAAGTTCTTACCTGATTTGGCTACTCACCTGGCTTCTCTGCATCGGCTGTTACAGAAGGAG ATTGAGTTCCGAGGTACCAAGCAGCATGCTAATTGTGACGGTTTATCTCGCCTACCCCAACCACAAGCACCGGCTGAAAAGCCTGACGAAGTAGAAATGTTCCACACTTCTGTGGTGGAGGCCCTTCATGTTACAGACCAGGAACTGAGAATGCAGACTCGTAGAGATACCGTGCTGTCTCATGTCCTAGAGCTAGTGCAGTCAGGGAGGGAGCAGAAGTCCACCCAGTGCTTATTCCTTATGCTCATAGTGGGACCGAAATGA